Below is a window of Gammaproteobacteria bacterium DNA.
TGGCCGCGTTTCATCAGCGCCAGAATGCGGTCCGAACCGCTTTGCACCGGCAGATGTAAATAATTGACCAGCTTGTCCACCGACGCATAGGCCTCAATCAGGCTGTCGGTGAATTCCACCGGGTGCGAAGTAGTAAAGCGAATTCGTTCGATGCCATCGATGGCGGCGACGTAGTGAATAAGCGTGCCCAGGTCACACAGCATGCCGTCGTGCATTGGCCCCTGGTAGGCATTGACGTTCTGCCCCAGCAGGTTGACCTCGCGTATGCCCTGCTCGGCCAGCCGCACCGTTTCGGCAATAACATCATCGAACGGCCGGCTGAACTCTTCACCGCGGGTGTACGGCACCACGCAAAATGAGCAGTACTTGCTGCAGCCTTCCATGATGGACACGAACGCCGTCGGGCCCGCGGCGCGCGGCTTCGGCAGGTGATCGAACTTTTCGATTTCCGGGAAGCTGACATCGACCACCGCCTGACCCCGCTTGCGGGTATCGTCGATGAGCTGCGGCAGCCGGTGCAGCGTCTGCGGTCCGAACACCACGTCGACACAAGGTGCGCGTTTGGTAATCGCCTCGCTTTCCTGGCTGGCGACACAGCCGCCAACACCGATCACCGTGCCCGGCTTTGTTTCCTTGAACGTCTTCCAGCGTCCCAGCAATGAAAAGACCTTTTCCTGCGCCTTCTCACGGATCGAGCAGGTATTGAGCAACAGCACGTCGGCTTCAGCCGGATCGTCGGTAACCTCCAGGCCATGGGATTCCCGCAGCACGTCAGCCATCCTGGCCGAGTCGTACTCGTTCATCTGGCACCCGAAGGTCTTGATGTGCAGCT
It encodes the following:
- the miaB gene encoding tRNA (N6-isopentenyl adenosine(37)-C2)-methylthiotransferase MiaB; protein product: MSGKLHIKTFGCQMNEYDSARMADVLRESHGLEVTDDPAEADVLLLNTCSIREKAQEKVFSLLGRWKTFKETKPGTVIGVGGCVASQESEAITKRAPCVDVVFGPQTLHRLPQLIDDTRKRGQAVVDVSFPEIEKFDHLPKPRAAGPTAFVSIMEGCSKYCSFCVVPYTRGEEFSRPFDDVIAETVRLAEQGIREVNLLGQNVNAYQGPMHDGMLCDLGTLIHYVAAIDGIERIRFTTSHPVEFTDSLIEAYASVDKLVNYLHLPVQSGSDRILALMKRGHTTLEYKQKIRKLREVRPDISISSDFIVGFPGETDADFEATMNLIADIGYDQSFSFIYSRRPGTPAAGLPDDVSHETKQQRLQLLQARINQQAMAISEGMVGSQQVVLVERTSKKSNSQVAGRTENNRWVNFDGPAGLIGEFVSVQITEALPNSLRGRMIEPAQRATA